In Chengkuizengella sediminis, the sequence ATTTGGATTTCATATTATTAAAGTAACGGATAAAAAAGAAGCTAACACACCTACTTTTGAGGAAAAACAAGAAGAAATCAAAGATGAGTTAAAGAAAGTAAAAACTAGTGAGCAATACCAATTATGGATTGAAGAAGCTAAAACAGGATCGGAAATTGAAGTATTATTTAACTAAACAGAGGCATGAGTAGATTAAGAGCACCATCCACTTTTGAAAAGAAGGTGAATGGTGCTTTTATTTTTGTTATAATAATGAACACCATCATAAGAAGAATTAAGGAGTTTTATTCATGATAAAACATATCGTATTTTTCAAATTAAAAGACGGAAATCAACAAAATATTACGAAAACGAAGGATGTACTTTTGAGCATGGAAGGGAAAATTCCAGTTGTACGCCACCTAGAGGTTGGTGTAGATGTTATTCGTTCAGATCGTTCCT encodes:
- a CDS encoding Dabb family protein, with amino-acid sequence MIKHIVFFKLKDGNQQNITKTKDVLLSMEGKIPVVRHLEVGVDVIRSDRSYDLSLIVEVDSLEDLDLYQVHPVHKEIITYIAQVKESVVVVDYEF